The nucleotide window AGTTGGGGAGGAAGCCGCCTGGTACACCGACGTGCAGGTCATCCAGCCCCCCCCAGCTACACCCACTGGTCGGTGTCGCCCGCCCTTCAGATCCTCGCCGACCGAGTCCGCCCGCACATCACGCAGCATTGGGCGAACTGGGTCGTGGACGACCTCGAAAGCCGACTGCGGAGTGGCGGCGGTGGGCCGCCGGACAGCGGAGACGGGCCCCCCGGATCAGTCGGAGGCGTCCCTCTCCAGCCGCTTCGCCGCCATGCGCGCCAGCGACTTCGCCCGCTCCACGAAGATCGGGTCAAGGTTCTTCTCGTCCAGCGGCGGCGGATACAGCACCGTGTCGACGAACTCCGGAAGCTCGTCCCGCAGAGCCACCAGAATCTTGTGCCGCACCTCGGGAGGAAGATGTTCGACAAAGATGTAGCCGGACACCTTTTGGGCCCGCATCTTCTCCCGGAGGGCGCCGTCCTCGATCCGCTGGAGAATGGACTCGGCGATAGGCTCGAACAGGCCACGTGTCGCGAACCAGTCGAAGTCGTTCGGCGTTTCGTCATTGGTGAGCGCAATGAGCTTTGTCATGCCGCTGCTTCCGTCTTCGTGGAAGGGCCTGCCATGGGGACCCTACGGCAGGCGATGGGCGGAAGCCGTACGAATTTCGGAGGGCACCGGTGCGGGCGTCCGTGCGCCCGCCTGTGGTGCGGATCCGGCGGTGGTCCGCCCGCGCTGGCCTCTGCCTCGGGCCGCCGCTGACCGGACTCCTCGGCCCGGCATGGCAGCGGGACGAAGCGGGCGCCGCGCTGTCCCTGACGGGTGCCCGCTCGATGAGATCCGCATCGGTACGGGCCGGCATGGCAATGCCGCGTTCTTCCGACTACGCCGAGGAGTAACGACCCGGTCAACACAGGCGAGTTGAGCGCTGACCCACGCACTGTCTCGGTCGTCTTCTAGGGTCGTCCGTATGACGATCGACACTGGCGTCGCCGGCTCGCTCTTCGAATCGCTCCGGGCGGACGCCCTCACCGGTCCGGACCAGTTGCGTGAGCTCTACCCGCCGCCGGGCCCGAGCGCGCTTCGCAAGGAGATCGACCGCCTGACGGAGGAGACCCGGGCGCTGATCGGCTGTTCGTCGCTGGTGTTCATCGGCAGTGCGGACGCCGAGGGCCGGGCGGATGTGACGCCGCGTGGCGGCCCGGCGGGGTTCGTCTCGGTGCTCGACGAGCGGACCGTGGTCATCCCCGACGCGACGGGCAACAAGCGGCTCGACACGATGCAGAACGTGTTGCAGTCCGGACGTGTCGGACTGCTCTTCCTCATTCCCGGCCGCCCGACCACGCTGCGCGTCAATGGCCGTGCCTGCGTCTCGGCGCGCCCGGAGCTGCTCGCCCAACTCACACCCGTGGGGAAGCCGCCGGTCACGGCGATCGTGGTGCAGGTGGAGCAGGTCTATCCACACTGCCCGAAGTCGCTGATGCGCGCCAACGCCTGGCAACCGGAGCGGTGGGTGCCTGCTGAGGCCCAGCCGACCAGCGCCGAGGTGACGTTGGCTCAGCTGAACATGCCGGGCTTGACCACCGACCAGATCGAGGAGGCCGAACGGGAGTCGCTGCGCCTGCGTTACGAGTGATCGCCGCCCTGTCTTCGCGGCCTGGGCCACGGCCGCCGCCAGGGTGTTGTTGTGCAGGACGTGGGCGAAGCCGGGTGCCGCGGGCTTGTCGGGAACGTCGAAGGAGGCGCTGGAGGCCAGGGGCTCAGCCGGAGTTGCGGGGGTCGGCGGTGCGTTCCGCGGTCAGGAGCGCGTATCCGACGATCTTGGTAACGTCGGCTTCACACAGGGACTCCATAAGGCGTACGAAGGTTCCCCGCCCCAGGACGCGGGCGAACTCCGCCGAATCCCCTTTCAGGGTTTCGGTCAGGCGGGCCATCGAGTGCCGGGCGTGACGGGAGAGGTCGGTGCTCTCCGTGAGCCGGAGCCCGGCGGAGGCCAGCAGATCCTCATATCCCGCCAGGGTGGGTGGGGAATGCATCCGGAACGCGGCGCACATGCTGTCCATGACGGGGTTGCTCGGTCCTGTGCCGGTCCCGTGCAGGAATCCGTCGGCGATCACGAGTCGGCCCCCGGGGCGCAGGCCCCGGGCGATCTCGCCCAACGCCTTCGCGCGGTCCGGCATATGGCTCATCGACTCGATGGCCCACACCGCGTCGAAGGACGCCGTGGCGTACGGCAGTGCCATGGCGTCCGCGTGGTCGAAACGCACTCGTCGTGCCAGGCCCGCGCGCCGACTGCGCTCGTTGGCGCCGTCGGTTTCGCGCCGGCTGATGGAGATGCCGACGACCTCCACGCCACGGGCCCGGGCCAGGCGCAGCGCCGGGGTGCCGGTGCCGCAGCCGACATCCAGCACGCGCTGTCCGGGATTTACCCGGATGCGCTCGATCACCTGGTCCGTCATGCGTTCGGCGGCTGCGGCCAGCGACCCGTTCCCGAAGTCGTCCCAGTAGCCGAAATGGAGATTCGCATCGTACGATTTGGCCAGCAGTTCTGAGGCCGTGTCATAAAGCCGCTCGACCGGACGC belongs to Streptantibioticus cattleyicolor NRRL 8057 = DSM 46488 and includes:
- a CDS encoding class I SAM-dependent methyltransferase, which produces MVRRSEDHERPVERLYDTASELLAKSYDANLHFGYWDDFGNGSLAAAAERMTDQVIERIRVNPGQRVLDVGCGTGTPALRLARARGVEVVGISISRRETDGANERSRRAGLARRVRFDHADAMALPYATASFDAVWAIESMSHMPDRAKALGEIARGLRPGGRLVIADGFLHGTGTGPSNPVMDSMCAAFRMHSPPTLAGYEDLLASAGLRLTESTDLSRHARHSMARLTETLKGDSAEFARVLGRGTFVRLMESLCEADVTKIVGYALLTAERTADPRNSG
- a CDS encoding MSMEG_1061 family FMN-dependent PPOX-type flavoprotein translates to MTIDTGVAGSLFESLRADALTGPDQLRELYPPPGPSALRKEIDRLTEETRALIGCSSLVFIGSADAEGRADVTPRGGPAGFVSVLDERTVVIPDATGNKRLDTMQNVLQSGRVGLLFLIPGRPTTLRVNGRACVSARPELLAQLTPVGKPPVTAIVVQVEQVYPHCPKSLMRANAWQPERWVPAEAQPTSAEVTLAQLNMPGLTTDQIEEAERESLRLRYE